A single region of the Changchengzhania lutea genome encodes:
- a CDS encoding gliding motility-associated protein GldE, whose product MDPEPLRFTSALIAIDFSSVIGFTLLFLLLFCSALISGAEVSLFSLTRTDIDEGLEGGSKRIQIISQLLERPKKLLATILVANNFINIAIVILFAYLSSTLFSNIISPVLKFTLEVVIVTFLILLFGEILPKIYASRNKIKFASFMAYPLKVLDFLLSPISLPMRSVTLAIHNKLGKQKSNLSVDQLSQALELTSEEDTTREEHKILQGIVSFGNTDTKQVMRPRIDIFALNVDQKYLEIMPEIIANGYSRIPVYKDSIDTIEGILYVKDLLPYIDRKQFDWTSLIRDPFFVPENKKLDDLMAEFQEKKVHLAVVVDEYGGTSGLISLEDIIEEIVGDISDEFDDEDLTYSKLDDHNYVFEGKTALKDFYKIIKLEDETIFENSKGEAETIAGFVLENSGSFPKLNSKINIDNYVFTIEALDKKRIKLIKFTIL is encoded by the coding sequence TTGGATCCTGAGCCCCTGCGTTTTACATCCGCACTTATAGCAATTGATTTTTCAAGTGTTATAGGTTTCACGTTATTATTCTTACTCTTATTCTGTTCTGCGCTTATTTCGGGTGCAGAAGTATCCTTATTTTCATTAACCAGAACAGATATAGATGAAGGATTGGAGGGAGGCTCTAAACGGATTCAAATAATAAGTCAGCTATTAGAACGGCCTAAAAAATTATTAGCCACCATTTTGGTCGCCAATAACTTTATAAATATTGCCATTGTTATTTTATTTGCCTATTTAAGTAGCACACTTTTTTCAAATATTATCTCACCAGTCCTCAAGTTTACATTAGAGGTTGTTATAGTGACCTTTTTAATATTATTATTTGGCGAAATTCTGCCTAAAATTTATGCTAGCAGAAACAAAATTAAATTTGCGTCTTTTATGGCTTACCCCTTAAAAGTTTTAGATTTTTTATTATCACCCATAAGTTTGCCCATGCGTAGCGTGACCTTAGCTATTCATAATAAATTAGGCAAACAGAAATCCAATTTAAGTGTTGACCAGTTATCACAGGCACTAGAATTAACTAGCGAAGAGGATACTACTAGAGAAGAACATAAAATACTGCAAGGGATTGTGTCATTTGGAAATACAGATACGAAACAAGTCATGCGCCCTCGGATCGATATTTTTGCGCTGAACGTAGATCAGAAGTATTTAGAAATAATGCCCGAAATAATTGCTAATGGCTACTCCAGAATCCCAGTTTATAAGGATAGTATAGACACTATTGAAGGTATTCTGTATGTGAAGGACTTATTGCCTTATATAGATAGGAAACAATTTGATTGGACCAGTTTAATTAGAGATCCGTTTTTTGTGCCAGAGAATAAAAAGTTAGATGATTTGATGGCGGAATTTCAAGAGAAGAAAGTTCACTTAGCCGTTGTTGTAGATGAATATGGCGGAACTTCGGGTTTGATTTCGTTAGAAGATATTATTGAAGAAATTGTTGGTGATATCAGTGATGAATTTGATGATGAAGATTTAACCTATTCTAAATTAGATGACCATAATTATGTGTTTGAAGGCAAGACGGCTTTAAAGGATTTTTATAAAATTATTAAACTTGAAGACGAGACCATCTTTGAAAATTCTAAAGGTGAAGCTGAAACCATTGCTGGGTTTGTTTTAGAGAATTCTGGAAGTTTCCCGAAATTAAACAGTAAAATAAACATAGATAATTACGTTTTTACTATTGAAGCTTTAGATAAAAAACGCATTAAACTGATTAAATTTACGATTCTATAA
- a CDS encoding single-stranded DNA-binding protein — protein sequence MSGTLNKVMLIGHLGDEVKMHYFEGGGCIGRFPLATNETYTSKQTNERVTNTEWHNIVVRNKGAEICEKYLSKGDKVYIEGRLKTRKWQDDKGNDRYSTEVQCIDFTFLSTKKESDNNASNKPEASQPAAMPKADEASAPEKDDLPF from the coding sequence ATGTCTGGAACATTAAATAAAGTGATGCTAATAGGGCATTTGGGAGATGAGGTAAAGATGCATTATTTTGAGGGCGGTGGTTGCATTGGCCGTTTTCCCTTGGCAACAAATGAAACCTATACCAGTAAGCAAACCAATGAACGGGTTACAAATACAGAGTGGCATAATATAGTGGTTCGGAATAAAGGTGCCGAAATATGTGAAAAGTATTTGAGCAAGGGTGATAAAGTGTACATTGAAGGTCGTTTAAAAACCAGAAAGTGGCAGGATGACAAAGGCAATGATAGATATTCGACTGAAGTTCAGTGCATAGATTTTACATTTCTGTCTACCAAAAAGGAAAGTGACAATAATGCTTCCAATAAGCCAGAAGCTTCTCAGCCAGCGGCAATGCCAAAAGCGGATGAAGCCTCTGCGCCAGAAAAGGATGATCTCCCGTTTTAA
- the mutY gene encoding A/G-specific adenine glycosylase yields MIFSEIITYWYSVNKRNLPWRQTKNPYFIWLSEIILQQTQVKQGLPYYTAFVDEYPSVFDLAKADEEQVLKLWQGLGYYSRARNLHAAAKHIANELDGKFPDTYKDLLKLKGVGDYTASAIASICFNEVAAVVDGNVYRVLSRYFGIDTPINSSIGAKEFKQLAQALIDKNNPAEFNQAIMEFGATHCRPKNPYCHSCPFNNGCIAFNKNRIDELPVKIKSAKAKKKYFHFMVFTSDDAKTILEKREGKGIWQNLFQFPLVEVEKQLKDEVVLEHLKAHNLLSDTHFEISKYNDKPIVHKLSHQHLYTTFWIVSTTHIKSAGIPISKIRDYAVPILIGNFIDDFNFQ; encoded by the coding sequence ATGATATTCTCAGAAATTATAACATATTGGTATTCAGTTAATAAGCGTAATTTGCCTTGGCGCCAAACCAAGAACCCTTATTTCATATGGCTCTCTGAAATTATTTTGCAACAAACACAAGTGAAACAGGGCTTACCGTATTATACAGCTTTTGTTGATGAATACCCATCGGTTTTTGATCTTGCTAAAGCCGATGAAGAACAGGTTTTAAAATTATGGCAAGGACTCGGTTACTATTCTCGTGCACGGAATTTACATGCTGCAGCAAAACATATTGCAAATGAACTCGATGGTAAGTTTCCAGATACTTATAAGGATTTATTAAAACTTAAAGGGGTGGGCGATTATACTGCTAGCGCCATAGCTTCCATTTGTTTTAATGAAGTTGCTGCGGTGGTAGACGGCAATGTATATCGCGTGCTTTCTAGATATTTTGGTATAGACACCCCAATCAATTCTTCAATAGGTGCTAAAGAATTCAAACAATTGGCTCAAGCGCTCATTGATAAGAATAATCCAGCTGAGTTTAACCAAGCCATCATGGAGTTTGGTGCAACCCATTGTAGGCCTAAAAATCCGTATTGCCATAGTTGCCCTTTTAATAATGGATGCATTGCTTTTAATAAAAACAGAATTGATGAACTGCCTGTTAAAATTAAATCCGCGAAAGCGAAGAAAAAGTATTTTCATTTTATGGTATTTACTTCTGATGATGCTAAAACCATTTTAGAAAAACGGGAAGGCAAAGGGATTTGGCAAAATTTATTTCAGTTTCCGTTAGTTGAAGTAGAAAAACAACTCAAGGATGAAGTCGTATTAGAACATCTTAAAGCGCATAATTTGTTAAGTGATACTCACTTTGAAATATCCAAGTATAATGATAAGCCTATCGTTCACAAATTATCTCATCAGCATTTATATACCACCTTTTGGATTGTGAGTACAACCCATATAAAAAGTGCTGGTATTCCCATCTCTAAAATAAGGGATTATGCAGTTCCAATTTTAATTGGAAATTTTATTGATGACTTTAATTTTCAGTAG
- a CDS encoding HU family DNA-binding protein has product MTKADLVAKISEKLGIEKGDVQATVETFMEEVKTSLEGGDNVYLRGFGSFIIKTRAEKTGRNISKNTTIKIPAHNIPAFKPAKVFVEGVKTNVDVK; this is encoded by the coding sequence ATGACGAAGGCTGATTTAGTAGCAAAAATTTCTGAGAAGTTAGGAATTGAAAAAGGAGATGTTCAAGCAACTGTTGAAACATTCATGGAAGAAGTAAAAACTTCTTTAGAAGGTGGTGACAATGTATATCTTAGAGGTTTTGGAAGTTTCATTATCAAAACAAGAGCAGAAAAAACAGGTAGAAATATTTCTAAAAATACGACTATTAAGATACCTGCTCATAATATCCCTGCATTTAAACCTGCAAAAGTATTTGTAGAAGGTGTTAAAACCAATGTAGACGTTAAATAA
- a CDS encoding Rne/Rng family ribonuclease, which yields MEKELIIRSSSEHVDFALLKDGKLIELQKDEDDNNFSVGDVFIAKIRKAVPGLNAAFVNVGYEKDAFLHYHDLGPKLPSLLKFTKRVSTGKLNDYSLKNFPFEKDIDKDGKIADVLKSNQSLLVQIAKEPISTKGPRISSELSIAGRYIVLVPFSSRISISQKIEDKAEKDRLKRLVKSITPQGFGVIVRTVAQGKKVAELDKDLQNLLSRWTAMCKKLHRAHHPSKVLGEMNKASSILRDIFNDTFTSIHVDDEELYYQIKEYVQEIAPKKESIVKLYQSKVPIFEKFGIERQIKTSFGKTVSMAKGAYLIIEHTEALHVIDVNSGNRSNKANNQEDTALEVNLIAATEMARQLRLRDMGGIIVVDFIDMTNAANRQKLFNHLRDEMKDDRAKHKILPPSKFGLIQITRQRVRPEMNIKTREENPDEIINGSEVEAPIGLVQKVTQDLERLLKKDYKKLTLNTHPFIAAFLTQGIPSIRSKWFLEHKKWVKILPRDAYTYLEYHFFDKDGNQIK from the coding sequence ATGGAGAAAGAATTGATTATTCGATCTAGTTCCGAGCATGTTGATTTTGCCTTATTAAAAGATGGAAAACTTATTGAATTACAGAAAGACGAAGATGATAACAACTTTTCGGTTGGTGATGTGTTTATAGCCAAAATACGAAAAGCTGTTCCTGGTCTAAATGCTGCATTTGTAAATGTAGGTTATGAAAAAGATGCCTTTTTGCATTATCATGATTTAGGACCAAAATTACCTTCTCTTTTAAAATTCACAAAACGTGTAAGCACAGGTAAATTAAACGACTATTCTTTAAAGAATTTCCCATTTGAAAAAGATATTGATAAAGACGGCAAAATTGCCGATGTCTTAAAATCAAATCAATCGCTATTAGTACAAATTGCAAAAGAACCTATATCTACAAAAGGCCCCAGAATTAGTTCTGAGTTGTCCATTGCAGGTAGATATATTGTTTTAGTCCCTTTTTCCAGCCGCATCTCTATTTCTCAAAAAATAGAAGACAAAGCAGAAAAAGACCGATTAAAACGATTGGTAAAAAGCATCACACCGCAAGGTTTTGGTGTTATTGTGCGTACTGTAGCCCAAGGCAAAAAAGTAGCTGAACTAGATAAGGATTTACAAAATTTGCTTAGTCGCTGGACGGCAATGTGTAAAAAGCTGCATAGAGCACATCATCCAAGTAAAGTATTAGGAGAAATGAATAAAGCCTCGTCCATTTTACGAGACATTTTCAATGACACTTTTACCAGTATTCATGTTGATGATGAAGAGCTCTACTATCAAATTAAAGAGTATGTGCAAGAAATTGCACCTAAAAAAGAATCAATAGTTAAACTGTATCAGTCTAAAGTACCCATTTTTGAAAAATTTGGTATTGAAAGACAAATTAAAACCTCATTCGGTAAAACCGTTTCTATGGCAAAAGGTGCGTATCTCATTATTGAGCATACAGAAGCCCTACATGTTATAGATGTAAACAGCGGTAACAGGTCCAATAAAGCCAATAACCAAGAGGATACAGCATTAGAAGTTAATTTAATAGCCGCTACAGAAATGGCCCGTCAATTGCGTTTACGTGATATGGGAGGTATTATTGTAGTCGATTTTATTGATATGACCAATGCTGCCAACAGGCAAAAACTGTTTAATCACCTTCGTGACGAAATGAAGGATGATCGAGCAAAACACAAAATTTTGCCGCCTAGTAAATTCGGATTGATACAAATTACAAGGCAACGTGTACGCCCAGAAATGAACATTAAAACACGAGAGGAAAATCCTGACGAGATTATTAATGGTTCTGAGGTTGAAGCACCCATAGGTTTGGTGCAAAAAGTAACACAAGATCTTGAACGATTGCTTAAAAAAGACTATAAAAAGCTGACATTAAACACACATCCTTTTATAGCTGCCTTCTTAACACAAGGCATTCCATCTATACGTTCTAAATGGTTTTTAGAACACAAAAAATGGGTCAAAATTTTACCAAGAGATGCTTACACATATTTAGAATATCATTTTTTCGATAAAGATGGTAATCAAATTAAATAA
- a CDS encoding M57 family metalloprotease yields the protein MKNKFSIIKLFLVFVIPLFLFQNCSEETTEEVVVEEALEDNSKLLEILKQWGFEESDIEDRGDFYLVEGDIEFYKNKEYSLPPNKNLVSKNSSNSKILQTTTAYLVSHDVNHDFGISVAFASEVSQAWMSAVQSAMDEWNSICHVNLYITYDYDNADIQVYYKTSGAASAGFPTSDGKPGSWMKINDGGIGYYSALQKEWVIVHELGHALGLNHSYSYTDIVNGCSNISNIPGTPNCDFNSIMGYNTGGNTFSFSSYDVSASRYLFPDPPKPLLSGPTYMSSGINFITWTYDGGITNAQNYKWWYKKRNVNGAPYVIWTGQNLPFFVEPDTVYSSAKSSYFEIYLEVMDANGGVFTSNTYTILKKGKWKYTGL from the coding sequence ATGAAAAACAAATTTAGTATTATCAAGTTATTTTTGGTATTTGTAATACCATTATTTTTATTTCAGAATTGTTCGGAAGAAACAACTGAGGAAGTTGTAGTTGAAGAAGCTTTAGAGGATAATAGCAAGTTACTCGAAATCCTAAAACAATGGGGTTTTGAAGAAAGTGATATTGAAGATAGAGGTGATTTTTATTTAGTAGAAGGAGACATTGAATTTTATAAAAATAAGGAGTATTCATTACCGCCAAATAAAAATTTGGTTAGTAAAAATTCTAGTAATAGCAAAATTCTTCAAACAACTACAGCATATTTAGTGTCACATGATGTCAATCATGATTTTGGTATAAGTGTTGCGTTTGCATCTGAAGTAAGTCAAGCATGGATGTCAGCTGTTCAATCTGCTATGGATGAATGGAATAGTATTTGTCATGTTAATTTATATATAACATACGATTATGATAACGCTGACATACAAGTGTATTATAAAACAAGTGGAGCGGCTTCAGCTGGGTTTCCCACTTCCGATGGAAAACCAGGTAGTTGGATGAAAATTAATGATGGAGGGATAGGGTATTATAGTGCTTTACAAAAGGAATGGGTAATAGTTCATGAGTTAGGGCATGCATTGGGTCTAAACCATAGCTATAGTTATACTGATATAGTTAATGGTTGCTCAAATATTAGTAATATACCTGGAACACCAAATTGTGATTTTAATTCTATCATGGGCTATAATACTGGAGGCAACACATTTAGTTTTTCTTCATATGATGTTTCAGCTTCAAGATATTTGTTTCCAGATCCACCTAAACCTCTATTATCTGGCCCTACTTATATGAGCTCTGGTATAAATTTTATCACTTGGACTTATGATGGAGGTATAACAAATGCCCAAAACTATAAATGGTGGTATAAAAAAAGAAATGTAAATGGGGCTCCTTATGTTATATGGACTGGTCAAAATCTTCCTTTTTTCGTTGAACCTGACACTGTTTATTCAAGTGCAAAAAGTTCTTATTTTGAAATATATTTAGAAGTAATGGATGCTAATGGGGGAGTATTTACTAGTAATACATATACTATTTTGAAAAAAGGAAAATGGAAATATACTGGTTTGTAA
- a CDS encoding NADP(H)-dependent aldo-keto reductase: protein MKYTSLPNTDLKISKLCLGSMTWGNQNSEAEGHAQLDYAFDQGINFIDTAELYPVPATAETQGRTSEIIGTWLKKTGRRDQVVIGSKIAGTGDYTAHIRTTGFSPTAIKEAVDAELKRLQTDYIDLYQLHWPERETNTFGVRDYKHNPNDAWKDNFNDVLHALDTVIKSGKIRHVGMSNEKAWGAMRFLEESKTHDLPRMATIQNAYSLLNRVFEGDMAEVAIRENLGLLAYSPMAFGVLSGKYIKGIAGDDARLKLFPRFARYSSEQATESTKRYLKIAEAHNMTLAQMALAFVTQQPFVASNIIGATNLEQLKENISSIDISLSEEVLKQINEVHAAIPNPAP from the coding sequence ATGAAATACACATCCTTACCAAATACCGATTTAAAAATTAGTAAATTATGCTTAGGTTCTATGACTTGGGGCAATCAAAACTCGGAAGCCGAAGGGCATGCCCAACTCGATTACGCCTTTGATCAAGGCATCAATTTTATTGATACCGCAGAGTTATATCCCGTTCCTGCCACAGCCGAAACCCAAGGGAGAACCAGTGAAATTATTGGCACTTGGTTAAAGAAAACAGGACGTAGAGACCAAGTTGTCATTGGTTCTAAAATTGCAGGCACAGGCGATTACACAGCGCATATCCGTACCACGGGATTTAGTCCTACTGCTATAAAAGAAGCTGTCGATGCAGAACTTAAAAGATTACAAACCGATTATATAGATCTATACCAATTGCATTGGCCAGAGCGAGAGACGAACACTTTTGGAGTTCGCGATTATAAGCATAATCCAAACGATGCTTGGAAAGATAATTTTAATGACGTCCTTCATGCTTTAGATACGGTGATTAAATCTGGTAAAATTCGTCATGTTGGGATGTCCAATGAAAAGGCCTGGGGCGCGATGCGTTTTTTAGAAGAATCAAAAACACACGACTTACCTAGAATGGCTACCATTCAAAATGCATATTCCTTATTAAATAGAGTCTTTGAAGGCGATATGGCAGAAGTGGCTATTCGTGAAAATTTAGGGCTTTTGGCCTATTCACCCATGGCATTTGGTGTGCTTTCAGGTAAATATATTAAAGGAATTGCCGGTGATGATGCCAGACTTAAATTGTTCCCGCGATTTGCAAGATACAGCAGCGAGCAGGCTACTGAGTCAACAAAACGCTATTTAAAAATAGCAGAAGCTCATAATATGACTTTAGCGCAAATGGCATTAGCCTTTGTAACGCAGCAACCTTTTGTAGCCAGTAACATTATTGGAGCTACCAATTTAGAGCAGCTTAAAGAAAATATCAGCAGTATAGATATTAGTTTAAGTGAAGAGGTACTAAAGCAAATAAATGAGGTGCATGCGGCAATACCTAATCCTGCGCCTTAA
- a CDS encoding OmpA family protein encodes MIKNITFTMLALVLFASCVSPKIYKELEDKYANLKQENRKLSDENDVLLNERNAAKNELDQLEMEYDVAVAKRDKLQADYNATKSNFDNLKASYDALEKNSSAAIAENSKKNRELLAQLEAKEQALASENARLQKLKKELEDRSNRVAELEHVIASKDAAMTDLKNAISRALTDFEGKGLTVEQRDGKVYVSMENKLLFNSGSWAVGSEGRKAVQQLGSVLGDNPDIAVLIEGHTDNVPYQGNTQLSGNWDLSTKRATAIVNILRENNNINPENLTAAGRGEFAPVATNDTAEGKAKNRRIEVILTPKLDELSKLLNEN; translated from the coding sequence ATGATTAAAAACATCACCTTTACCATGCTGGCGCTCGTGCTTTTTGCATCTTGTGTGTCACCAAAAATTTATAAAGAATTAGAAGACAAGTATGCTAATTTAAAACAAGAAAACAGAAAACTCTCTGATGAAAATGACGTATTGCTCAATGAGAGAAACGCTGCTAAAAATGAATTGGATCAACTGGAGATGGAATACGATGTCGCAGTTGCAAAACGGGATAAGCTGCAAGCAGATTACAACGCAACAAAATCAAATTTCGATAATTTAAAAGCCTCTTATGATGCTTTAGAAAAAAATAGTTCGGCAGCGATTGCAGAAAACTCTAAAAAGAATAGAGAGTTATTGGCACAACTTGAAGCCAAAGAGCAAGCCCTAGCTTCCGAAAATGCACGCTTACAAAAACTCAAAAAAGAATTAGAAGACCGTTCCAATCGTGTGGCAGAATTAGAACATGTTATCGCCTCGAAAGATGCCGCCATGACCGATTTAAAAAATGCCATTTCCCGTGCATTAACAGATTTTGAAGGTAAGGGCTTGACCGTAGAACAACGCGACGGTAAAGTCTATGTTTCTATGGAAAATAAGCTGTTATTCAATTCAGGGAGTTGGGCAGTAGGATCCGAAGGTCGTAAGGCGGTGCAGCAATTGGGTAGCGTATTAGGCGACAACCCGGATATTGCGGTGTTAATTGAAGGACATACAGATAATGTCCCCTACCAAGGCAACACGCAACTTAGCGGCAACTGGGATTTATCTACCAAACGCGCCACGGCCATCGTTAATATACTTCGAGAAAACAACAACATCAACCCAGAAAATTTAACCGCAGCAGGACGTGGCGAGTTTGCACCCGTTGCCACAAATGATACGGCAGAAGGCAAAGCAAAAAACCGCCGTATAGAAGTAATTTTAACGCCAAAGTTGGACGAACTGTCTAAATTGCTAAACGAGAATTAA
- a CDS encoding exodeoxyribonuclease III, producing the protein MKIISYNVNGIRAAINKGFIDWLKVANPDVVCLQEIKAMEEQLDLSLFTDAGYHYNYWYSAQKKGYSGVAILSKIQPKLVEYGTGIASMDFEGRNVRADFDGISIMSLYLPSGTNDLRLNHKLEYMDLFQNYINALKKDIPNLVICGDYNICHNEIDIHNPKGLKNVSGFLPVEREWIGNFMESGFIDSFRYLNKEPDNYTWWSYRANSRANNKGWRLDYAMVSKPLQEKLKRAVILSDAVHSDHCPILVDIEN; encoded by the coding sequence ATGAAAATCATATCATACAATGTTAACGGTATTCGGGCAGCAATAAATAAAGGGTTTATAGATTGGCTTAAAGTGGCTAATCCAGATGTGGTTTGCCTACAGGAAATCAAGGCGATGGAAGAGCAATTGGATCTCAGCCTGTTTACTGATGCGGGTTACCATTATAACTACTGGTATAGCGCCCAAAAAAAAGGTTACAGTGGTGTTGCCATCCTTAGTAAAATCCAACCAAAACTTGTTGAATATGGGACAGGAATAGCCTCTATGGATTTTGAAGGACGAAATGTTCGAGCGGATTTTGATGGGATTTCTATAATGAGTTTGTATTTACCGTCGGGTACTAATGACTTGCGCTTAAATCATAAATTGGAATATATGGATCTATTTCAAAATTATATTAATGCCTTAAAGAAAGACATTCCAAACTTAGTAATATGTGGTGATTATAATATTTGCCATAACGAAATTGATATTCACAATCCAAAAGGCTTGAAAAATGTTTCCGGGTTTTTACCGGTCGAGCGTGAGTGGATCGGGAATTTTATGGAGAGCGGTTTTATTGATTCATTTAGGTATTTGAATAAAGAACCCGATAACTATACGTGGTGGAGTTACCGAGCCAATTCACGCGCAAATAACAAGGGTTGGCGCTTAGATTATGCCATGGTTTCAAAACCGTTACAAGAAAAACTTAAAAGAGCCGTTATACTCTCTGATGCTGTTCATAGTGATCACTGTCCAATTTTAGTGGATATTGAAAATTAG
- a CDS encoding M28 family peptidase, translating to MTKQLYLIALLLFINITIVKAQAQYIHAAHPDPKAQDVLFNSENLLCHVKNLSSDAFEGRRTGTKGGIKAKNYVIHQYQKLKISPYKKSYQQPFYFYKGGKSYSGINVLGFIKGTKNTREFIVISAHYDHEGIKKGQIYNGADDNASGVSALFSIAEYLKNHPPKTSVILAAFDGEELGLRGAKHFVDSNIISTKSIKANINLDMISRSCKNELFAVGTAYNKRLKCIVTKSEHSKKIKLIAGHDGYDGLQNWTYSSDQAPFHQAGIPFLYFGVADHKDYHEPTDDYEGIQPEFYIEAVKTIISVFNKVDIARL from the coding sequence ATGACTAAGCAACTCTATTTAATTGCACTCCTTTTATTTATAAATATTACCATTGTAAAAGCGCAAGCGCAGTATATACATGCAGCGCATCCAGATCCTAAAGCGCAGGATGTTTTATTTAATTCTGAAAATTTATTATGTCATGTCAAAAATTTATCGTCCGATGCTTTTGAAGGTAGAAGAACAGGAACCAAAGGAGGCATTAAAGCTAAAAATTATGTGATACATCAATATCAGAAATTAAAAATTTCACCTTACAAAAAATCTTATCAACAGCCATTTTATTTCTATAAAGGCGGAAAGAGTTACTCTGGTATTAATGTTTTGGGTTTTATTAAAGGCACAAAAAACACAAGGGAATTTATAGTTATAAGCGCTCATTACGATCATGAAGGGATTAAGAAAGGGCAGATTTATAACGGAGCAGATGACAATGCATCGGGAGTAAGCGCACTTTTTTCTATTGCAGAATATTTAAAAAATCATCCTCCTAAAACATCGGTTATTTTAGCGGCATTTGATGGAGAAGAACTGGGGCTTAGAGGCGCTAAGCATTTTGTTGACAGTAATATAATATCAACAAAAAGCATCAAAGCCAATATTAATTTAGACATGATTAGTCGAAGTTGCAAGAATGAACTTTTTGCAGTAGGCACCGCATATAATAAACGCTTGAAGTGTATTGTAACCAAAAGCGAACATTCAAAAAAAATAAAGCTTATTGCTGGTCATGATGGCTATGACGGTTTGCAAAACTGGACGTATTCATCAGATCAAGCGCCTTTTCATCAAGCCGGAATTCCATTTTTGTACTTTGGAGTTGCAGATCATAAAGATTATCACGAACCTACAGATGATTATGAGGGCATTCAGCCTGAATTCTATATTGAAGCTGTGAAAACCATTATTTCTGTGTTTAATAAAGTCGATATTGCTAGACTTTAA
- a CDS encoding succinate dehydrogenase/fumarate reductase iron-sulfur subunit — protein MNLTLKIWRQKNASDKGKIVDYPLNDVSPDMSFLEMLDVLNQELIDKDEEPIAFDHDCREGICGMCSMFINGRAHGPDSMVTVCQLHMRSFKDGDTISIEPWRATAFPVIKDLIVDRSAFDRIQQAGGFISVNTSGNTQDANNIPINKHDADTAFDAATCIGCGACVASCKNASAMLFVSAKVSQFALLPQGQVEATDRVLNMVKQMDEEGFGNCTNTGACEVECPKGISLENIARMNREYLSASLEG, from the coding sequence ATGAATTTAACATTGAAAATATGGCGTCAAAAAAACGCCAGTGATAAAGGAAAGATTGTAGATTATCCGTTAAACGATGTGTCTCCAGATATGTCTTTTCTTGAGATGCTGGATGTTTTAAACCAAGAATTAATTGATAAAGATGAAGAGCCTATAGCCTTCGATCACGACTGTCGTGAAGGTATTTGCGGGATGTGCTCCATGTTTATTAATGGTCGTGCACACGGTCCTGATTCTATGGTAACTGTCTGTCAGCTGCACATGCGTAGTTTTAAAGATGGCGATACCATATCTATAGAACCATGGCGCGCCACTGCTTTCCCAGTGATTAAAGATTTAATCGTTGATAGAAGTGCTTTTGATAGAATTCAACAAGCAGGTGGATTTATTTCTGTAAATACTTCAGGAAACACACAAGATGCAAATAATATACCTATTAATAAACACGACGCTGATACTGCTTTTGATGCTGCTACATGCATTGGTTGCGGCGCCTGTGTGGCTTCATGTAAAAATGCCTCTGCCATGTTATTTGTTTCTGCAAAAGTGTCACAGTTTGCATTGCTGCCTCAAGGACAAGTTGAAGCTACTGACCGTGTGTTAAATATGGTAAAACAAATGGATGAAGAAGGTTTTGGCAATTGCACCAATACAGGAGCTTGTGAGGTAGAATGCCCAAAAGGGATTTCTCTGGAGAATATTGCCAGAATGAATCGCGAGTACTTATCAGCCAGTTTAGAAGGCTAA